A genomic segment from Luteolibacter ambystomatis encodes:
- a CDS encoding endonuclease/exonuclease/phosphatase family protein produces MIGSRSLRWLAAWCALAGSLSAEPLRVMTFNLRYINRGDLLNRAWTARRDQVADIIRRDHPDLLGVQEALRPMLDDLGQRLEGYTEIGIGREDGLQKGEYSALLVRTDRFGIQQTGTFWLSDTPEVVNSKSWGNTVVRICTWARLWDKKTGQVIHFYNTHMDHESQPAREKGMALILERIAARQPAGPFLLTGDFNTGEDNPVQELIRNSTFHPVDVWKSLHPDASPSISGTMHGFRGKTDGGRIDYIYASADLTPVDSEILHDAKDGIWPSDHFPVRATLELEKTEKKQP; encoded by the coding sequence ATGATCGGATCCCGCTCCCTCCGTTGGCTTGCCGCGTGGTGTGCGCTCGCAGGTTCCCTGTCGGCCGAACCCCTGCGCGTGATGACCTTCAATCTCCGCTACATCAACCGCGGCGATCTGCTCAATCGGGCGTGGACCGCCCGCCGCGACCAGGTGGCGGATATCATCCGCCGCGATCATCCGGACCTGCTGGGAGTGCAGGAGGCACTGCGGCCGATGCTCGATGATCTGGGCCAGCGGCTGGAGGGCTATACGGAAATCGGAATCGGCCGCGAGGACGGGCTTCAGAAGGGAGAGTACTCCGCTCTGCTGGTGAGGACCGATCGCTTCGGTATCCAGCAGACGGGCACCTTCTGGCTTTCCGACACGCCCGAGGTGGTGAACTCGAAGTCATGGGGGAATACCGTGGTGCGCATCTGCACCTGGGCCCGGCTGTGGGACAAGAAGACCGGGCAGGTGATCCACTTCTACAACACGCACATGGATCACGAGTCCCAGCCCGCCCGGGAGAAGGGGATGGCCTTGATCCTCGAGCGCATCGCCGCCCGCCAGCCGGCGGGGCCTTTCCTGCTCACCGGAGACTTCAACACCGGGGAGGACAATCCGGTTCAGGAACTCATCCGCAACAGCACCTTTCATCCGGTGGATGTCTGGAAATCCCTGCACCCCGATGCTTCGCCCTCGATCTCCGGAACCATGCACGGTTTCCGCGGCAAGACCGACGGTGGCCGCATCGACTATATCTATGCGAGCGCGGACCTCACGCCCGTCGACTCGGAGATTCTCCATGATGCGAAGGATGGCATCTGGCCATCCGATCATTTCCCGGTGCGCGCGACGCTGGAATTGGAAAAGACGGAGAAGAAACAGCCATGA
- a CDS encoding beta strand repeat-containing protein produces the protein MKLKLTHLTVALGLALPSLGSTLTWQTAGTTNNWSTAAGDTNWFVDANTILTQWSDANDAVFSAAAGETATLVGTVTPTTVTVGANNGTWTFNGTGILAGTGTLTKNGTGTLTLANTTANTFSGGTTINGGILSIGTGGTGANTSTVSALGTGLVNINTGGTLRLWIQNSNTFTYANNLSINGGTVLNEDGISNLTGTVAVGASGATLTSKWTGKDMTFSGILSGTGAVTTTTANNATAKVILMGANTYSGGTTVNSGTLQLGNTVGTDYGGTGRIVGNLTVNSGATLLLQGNNVLGYNTGQKINNLTLNNATLTHAGTGDNGWGVAYTLTNSTMQATGGGRFAFGNNTSVTTLASTTPSIIAGTVFMRENNTDATVPFTVADGAAFNDLQVNGNLALSTSVIVTGVGITKNGPGNMVLAGANNYSGSTIINAGTLTLATSGTLTASAIVVNNGGLFRPEVNGKVLTSLTANNGAILGGVAQTGATTTVTGALNLADGGTINVAPMLGNQALGTYDLYTAGSITGTGTPVLSMGSNYGATRATGSVAVNGNKLQFTLTGLGASLVWNNASAAGVAAGTWDLNNLLNFNNGGSNDVFKAYDSVLFDDTIAGAKTITLSGVLAPSLVTINSTGAYTFNSTGVATGILAGIGSLVKSGSSTATFGTNMAYSMTGDITAAGGTLDFSAKTLTVGKLALTGGAFNNATANITTVDLQSGSSSATLNTPNAWTKTTAGTVALTGNNGLNVAGTVSAGNLVVGNATTPNTNGSLGTGTVTVASGATTTFWRTNNLTVNPFAGAGALVFASTNTGVNGTGQGDYTMGVNTAFSGTITVNGARVQVTNTNGLGTASLATGANGQFLVSAGGTYPNAMNLSGNGWAEPTGTFGALRLGGGSIMSGTVTLSGNTRITTHASTGTISGPIVETGGARNLEVGGGSATTGILTLSGASTYTGTTTITGTNTLNLTGSLGATSVTVGSTASIGGTGSIGSGGSLTFATGGIIAANIANNGITVNGPVNLGTSTAVSLVTGGSGTPSGTITLLNYTGAVTGTAANLVMATPANYRQAIFNVGANKITVDIGAKAITWGGVTDGQWVIGGSNLRWNTAGSGETDAFFQGDDVIFNDSGTNTAVTLTGVLQPNSVVVNSNTKNYTFTETAANYIAGSGSLTKSGSSTLTLTGAANTFSGGTTVNGGTLVLGTGGGAGTIRGPLTINSGATVNATATDALGYTVGTQVTTMTLNGGTFNIGLNGNEGFTTNVFMTGASLTSTGGGQFNFTNGYGLTTVASSTTSLVSAPINIRDTNNLGVAVATGTTASGIDLDMTGIITGYSVTKSGTGSLRLTAANTYTAGTTVAAGKLFVNNTTGSGTGTGAVTVNASGTLGGTGIITGAVTAAGTIAPGQNATGTLTTGATTITGTLAIETDGANVDKLVVNGNLTLGGSLTLSTLGGGFTGPYVIATWTGTLTGTFASTPFGYNVNYDTTNKQIIVTQSTGYASWAGTVGLTSGNNGPTQNPDNDSLANLLEYVLMANPLAFSSSELPTQGLDNDYLYFYFLRSAQSKQDTNVAVQWGTNLSSWTDIAIPDTDPADGVVFIDQSNPTFDNIMVKIPRSNAVNGKIFVRLKATPKP, from the coding sequence ATGAAACTCAAACTCACACACCTTACGGTGGCGTTGGGCCTTGCCCTGCCGTCTCTTGGCTCCACCCTCACCTGGCAAACCGCCGGTACCACCAATAACTGGAGCACCGCCGCCGGCGACACCAACTGGTTCGTCGATGCCAATACGATCCTGACCCAATGGAGCGACGCCAATGACGCGGTGTTCTCCGCTGCGGCCGGAGAAACCGCCACCCTGGTCGGAACCGTCACGCCCACCACGGTCACGGTGGGAGCGAACAATGGCACCTGGACCTTCAATGGCACGGGTATTCTGGCCGGAACCGGCACCCTGACCAAAAACGGTACCGGTACCCTGACCCTCGCCAATACCACCGCCAACACCTTCTCCGGAGGCACCACCATCAATGGCGGCATCCTCTCGATCGGCACCGGCGGAACGGGAGCGAACACTTCCACGGTCAGCGCCCTCGGCACCGGACTCGTCAACATCAACACCGGCGGCACCCTGCGGCTGTGGATCCAGAACTCCAATACCTTCACGTATGCGAACAACCTGTCGATCAACGGCGGGACCGTGTTGAATGAAGACGGGATCAGCAACCTGACCGGCACCGTCGCCGTCGGCGCATCCGGAGCCACCCTGACCAGCAAGTGGACCGGCAAGGACATGACTTTCTCCGGGATCCTCTCCGGCACCGGCGCGGTCACCACCACCACCGCGAACAACGCCACCGCCAAGGTGATCCTGATGGGGGCGAATACCTACAGCGGCGGCACCACGGTGAACTCCGGCACCCTCCAGCTCGGAAACACCGTCGGCACGGACTACGGTGGCACGGGCCGGATCGTGGGCAATCTCACCGTCAACAGCGGTGCCACCCTCCTTCTCCAAGGCAACAATGTCCTGGGCTACAACACCGGACAAAAGATCAACAACCTCACCCTCAACAACGCCACACTGACCCACGCGGGCACGGGGGACAACGGCTGGGGGGTGGCCTACACCCTGACCAATTCCACGATGCAGGCTACGGGGGGCGGGCGTTTTGCCTTTGGCAACAACACCTCCGTCACCACGCTGGCATCGACAACCCCCTCGATCATCGCGGGCACGGTGTTCATGCGCGAGAACAATACCGATGCCACCGTGCCCTTCACGGTCGCCGATGGAGCTGCCTTCAACGACCTTCAGGTCAACGGCAATCTCGCTCTCAGCACCTCGGTGATCGTCACCGGTGTGGGGATCACCAAGAACGGTCCCGGAAACATGGTGCTCGCGGGAGCGAACAACTATTCCGGCAGCACCATCATCAATGCCGGTACGCTCACGCTGGCGACCAGTGGCACGCTGACCGCATCCGCCATTGTGGTGAACAATGGCGGTTTGTTCCGTCCTGAAGTGAATGGCAAGGTTCTGACCTCCCTCACTGCAAACAACGGTGCCATCCTCGGCGGTGTCGCGCAGACCGGTGCGACCACCACGGTGACCGGAGCGCTCAATCTGGCCGATGGAGGCACCATCAATGTAGCCCCCATGCTCGGCAATCAGGCACTGGGCACCTACGATCTCTACACGGCTGGCAGCATCACCGGCACCGGCACACCCGTGCTCAGCATGGGCTCCAACTATGGAGCAACCCGTGCGACCGGTTCGGTGGCGGTAAACGGCAACAAGCTGCAATTCACCCTCACGGGACTGGGTGCCTCGCTGGTGTGGAACAACGCCTCCGCCGCCGGCGTGGCAGCCGGAACGTGGGACCTGAACAACCTGCTCAACTTCAACAACGGAGGGAGCAATGATGTCTTCAAGGCCTACGACTCCGTCCTCTTCGACGATACCATTGCCGGAGCGAAGACGATCACCTTGTCCGGCGTGCTGGCGCCATCCCTGGTGACCATCAATTCGACCGGAGCCTATACCTTCAACTCGACGGGTGTGGCGACGGGTATCCTCGCGGGCATCGGTTCGCTGGTGAAGTCCGGTTCTTCCACCGCCACCTTCGGCACCAACATGGCGTACTCCATGACCGGTGACATCACCGCGGCGGGCGGCACGCTGGATTTCTCCGCGAAGACCCTCACGGTCGGAAAGCTTGCCCTCACCGGCGGCGCCTTCAACAACGCCACCGCGAACATCACCACGGTGGACCTCCAATCCGGCAGCTCCTCCGCCACACTGAATACCCCGAACGCATGGACCAAGACCACCGCAGGCACTGTCGCACTTACCGGCAACAACGGCCTGAACGTCGCTGGCACGGTGAGCGCGGGGAACCTGGTGGTGGGCAATGCCACTACTCCGAACACAAACGGCTCGCTGGGAACCGGCACCGTCACCGTGGCCTCGGGTGCCACCACCACGTTCTGGCGGACCAACAACCTCACCGTGAACCCGTTCGCCGGAGCCGGTGCTTTGGTGTTCGCCAGCACGAATACCGGTGTGAACGGCACGGGCCAGGGTGACTACACCATGGGAGTGAACACCGCCTTCTCCGGAACCATCACGGTCAATGGCGCGCGCGTGCAAGTCACGAACACCAACGGCCTCGGCACCGCCTCGCTCGCCACCGGTGCCAACGGCCAGTTCCTGGTCAGCGCGGGAGGCACCTATCCGAACGCCATGAACCTTTCAGGCAACGGTTGGGCGGAACCCACCGGAACCTTCGGCGCCCTGCGCCTGGGCGGAGGATCCATCATGTCCGGAACCGTGACACTCTCCGGAAACACCCGCATCACCACCCACGCCTCCACCGGTACGATTTCCGGCCCCATCGTGGAAACCGGCGGTGCGCGGAATCTGGAAGTGGGCGGCGGCTCCGCCACGACCGGCATTCTCACGCTCTCCGGCGCGAGCACCTACACCGGCACCACCACCATCACCGGTACCAACACGCTGAACCTCACCGGCAGCCTCGGAGCCACTTCGGTGACCGTTGGCTCGACCGCCAGCATCGGCGGCACCGGTTCCATCGGCAGTGGTGGTTCGCTGACCTTCGCGACCGGCGGCATCATCGCGGCGAACATCGCGAACAACGGAATCACGGTCAATGGACCGGTCAACCTCGGCACCTCCACCGCCGTCTCCCTCGTGACCGGCGGCAGTGGCACTCCAAGCGGCACCATCACCCTACTCAACTACACCGGGGCCGTGACCGGCACGGCTGCGAATCTCGTGATGGCCACACCGGCCAACTACCGCCAGGCGATCTTCAACGTGGGCGCGAACAAGATCACGGTGGACATCGGCGCGAAAGCCATCACCTGGGGTGGCGTCACCGACGGCCAGTGGGTCATCGGCGGCAGCAACCTGCGCTGGAACACGGCGGGCAGCGGTGAGACCGATGCCTTCTTCCAAGGGGATGATGTCATCTTCAACGACTCCGGCACGAACACGGCCGTCACGCTCACCGGCGTGCTCCAGCCGAACTCGGTCGTGGTGAACAGCAATACCAAGAACTATACGTTCACGGAAACCGCTGCGAACTACATCGCGGGGAGCGGCAGCCTGACCAAGTCCGGCTCCTCCACCCTCACCCTGACCGGTGCGGCGAACACCTTCTCCGGTGGCACCACCGTGAATGGCGGCACGCTCGTCCTCGGCACGGGTGGCGGCGCGGGCACGATCCGCGGCCCGCTGACCATCAACAGCGGCGCCACCGTGAACGCCACCGCCACCGACGCGCTCGGCTACACCGTGGGCACCCAGGTGACCACGATGACGCTCAACGGCGGCACGTTCAATATCGGGCTCAACGGCAACGAGGGCTTCACCACGAACGTCTTCATGACCGGAGCCAGCCTCACCTCCACGGGTGGCGGCCAGTTCAACTTCACGAACGGCTACGGACTCACAACCGTCGCCAGTTCGACCACCTCGCTGGTCAGCGCGCCGATCAACATCCGGGACACCAACAACCTGGGCGTGGCGGTGGCCACGGGCACAACAGCCAGCGGCATCGACCTGGACATGACCGGCATCATCACCGGCTACTCTGTCACCAAGTCCGGCACCGGCAGCCTGCGGCTCACCGCCGCGAACACCTACACCGCCGGCACCACGGTGGCGGCGGGCAAGTTGTTCGTGAACAATACCACCGGCTCGGGAACGGGCACCGGTGCGGTCACCGTGAATGCCTCCGGCACCCTCGGCGGCACCGGCATCATCACGGGAGCCGTCACCGCCGCAGGCACCATCGCTCCGGGACAGAATGCCACCGGCACGCTGACCACTGGAGCGACCACCATCACCGGCACCCTCGCCATCGAAACGGACGGTGCCAATGTGGACAAACTGGTCGTCAACGGCAACCTCACCCTCGGCGGCAGCCTCACCCTGTCGACCCTCGGCGGAGGCTTCACCGGCCCCTATGTGATCGCCACCTGGACCGGCACGCTCACGGGCACGTTCGCTTCCACGCCGTTCGGCTATAACGTCAACTACGACACCACCAACAAGCAGATCATCGTCACCCAGTCCACCGGCTATGCCTCGTGGGCGGGCACTGTCGGCCTGACCAGTGGCAACAACGGACCCACCCAGAATCCAGACAATGACAGTCTCGCCAACCTGCTCGAGTACGTGCTGATGGCCAACCCGCTGGCGTTCTCGTCTTCGGAACTGCCAACCCAAGGCCTGGACAACGACTATCTCTATTTCTACTTCCTGCGCAGCGCGCAGTCGAAGCAGGACACGAATGTAGCCGTCCAGTGGGGTACCAACCTGAGCTCATGGACCGACATCGCCATTCCCGACACGGATCCCGCGGATGGCGTGGTGTTCATTGACCAGAGCAACCCGACCTTTGACAACATCATGGTGAAAATCCCGCGGAGCAACGCCGTGAACGGCAAGATCTTCGTCCGCCTCAAGGCCACTCCCAAGCCCTGA
- a CDS encoding transglycosylase domain-containing protein, translating into MLTKPLGSPLRPLVRLAGYPCVAGLYVLLMLGVVYGFRASRYDLQKIHAMPERSIVFDRNGEEIGRIHGEKRDVIQLSQVSDTFRKAILAREDERFYQHGAVDPIGIVRAFTKNLSGKKEGASTLTQQLASDVFRLKEGESKNFINQLDRKFLEIAIGIRIESTMQKDEILEAYLNSINWGRQIRGIEEASRVYFEKHASQLSLSESALLAGIVRGPDAYNPFKSIEKAKRERDTTLDRMVAANAITQAEADAAKAEKIEVRPEWRRKFQESYAMDAIRHDLELILEKENLELGGLTISTTIDNRIQQRAEKALDERLREVEQMGGYNHLTRTAWLKKPEDKRDPEPGYIQGAAVVMENHGGAVLAVVGGRDADESRFNRAQRAQRQIGSIFKPFVYLAAFDRGLRPTTSISDDPISPGEIAGAPSTWHPKNSDGTYTGMHEAAYGLIRSRNTMSLRVGNYAGMERVKDVARSAGFLDRDPAKSMPEKPTSYLGAWESTPWKVASAYTIFPNNGERYRPYLIREIRDRDGNVLYATPQLSYPAAKAGSAWAISQILREVASRGTAAAVKKLGFDKPCAGKTGTTNDFKDAWFAGYTSSLTCTVWVGFDTPVKTMQGGYGATLALPVWVKIMQTADRLGYKAGEFSPASKTITARLCRQSGKRATAGCEEAGTAYADHDVPADTFDPNDLCPIHPAKAIPVDEDAVPDSAVPRARPVLQPSARDAPPRAVPVDEPRAPIRAQPVEE; encoded by the coding sequence TTGCTGACGAAACCGCTGGGTTCGCCGCTGAGGCCGCTGGTTCGGCTGGCCGGTTATCCTTGCGTGGCCGGGCTCTACGTTCTGCTGATGCTGGGGGTGGTGTATGGCTTCCGCGCCAGCCGCTACGATCTCCAGAAGATCCACGCGATGCCGGAGCGCTCGATCGTCTTTGACCGCAATGGCGAGGAGATCGGCCGCATCCACGGCGAGAAGCGTGATGTGATCCAATTGAGCCAGGTTTCGGACACCTTCCGGAAGGCCATTCTCGCGCGCGAGGACGAGCGCTTCTACCAGCACGGCGCGGTGGATCCGATCGGCATCGTGCGTGCATTCACGAAGAACCTTTCCGGCAAGAAGGAAGGCGCGTCCACGCTCACGCAGCAACTCGCGTCCGATGTCTTCCGGCTCAAGGAGGGCGAGTCGAAGAATTTCATCAACCAGCTCGATCGCAAGTTCCTGGAAATCGCCATCGGTATCCGCATCGAGTCCACGATGCAGAAGGATGAGATCCTGGAGGCGTATCTGAATTCGATCAACTGGGGCCGCCAGATCCGCGGGATCGAGGAGGCCTCGCGCGTGTACTTCGAGAAGCACGCCTCACAGCTTTCGTTGTCCGAGTCCGCGCTGCTCGCCGGGATTGTGCGCGGTCCGGACGCCTACAATCCGTTCAAAAGCATCGAGAAGGCGAAGCGCGAGCGCGATACCACGCTGGACCGCATGGTGGCGGCGAATGCGATCACGCAGGCGGAAGCCGATGCCGCGAAGGCGGAGAAGATCGAGGTGCGGCCGGAGTGGCGGCGGAAGTTCCAGGAGTCCTATGCGATGGACGCCATCCGCCATGACCTCGAGTTGATCCTGGAAAAAGAGAACCTCGAACTGGGTGGCCTGACCATTTCCACCACCATCGACAATCGCATCCAGCAGCGTGCCGAAAAGGCTCTTGATGAACGCTTGCGTGAGGTGGAGCAGATGGGCGGCTACAATCATCTCACCCGCACGGCCTGGTTGAAGAAACCCGAGGACAAGCGCGATCCCGAGCCGGGCTATATCCAGGGTGCGGCGGTGGTGATGGAGAACCACGGCGGCGCGGTGCTCGCGGTGGTGGGAGGACGTGATGCGGATGAGTCCCGTTTCAATCGGGCCCAGCGGGCGCAACGTCAGATCGGGTCGATCTTCAAGCCGTTCGTGTATCTCGCCGCGTTCGATCGTGGTCTGCGTCCCACCACCAGCATCAGCGATGATCCGATTTCTCCGGGGGAAATCGCCGGAGCTCCATCGACCTGGCATCCGAAGAACTCGGACGGCACCTACACCGGCATGCACGAGGCGGCCTACGGTCTCATCCGCTCCCGCAATACGATGTCGCTGCGCGTGGGCAACTATGCGGGCATGGAACGCGTGAAGGACGTGGCACGCTCTGCTGGATTCCTGGATCGCGATCCGGCGAAATCGATGCCGGAGAAACCGACATCGTATCTTGGTGCGTGGGAATCGACTCCATGGAAGGTGGCATCCGCTTACACGATCTTCCCGAACAATGGCGAACGCTATCGTCCTTACCTGATCCGCGAGATCCGCGATCGCGATGGGAATGTGCTCTATGCCACGCCGCAGTTGTCGTATCCAGCGGCCAAGGCGGGATCGGCGTGGGCGATTTCCCAGATCCTCCGCGAGGTGGCATCGCGTGGCACTGCGGCCGCGGTGAAGAAGCTCGGCTTTGACAAACCCTGCGCGGGCAAGACCGGCACGACGAACGATTTCAAGGATGCGTGGTTCGCGGGCTATACCTCCAGCCTGACCTGCACGGTGTGGGTGGGATTCGATACTCCGGTGAAGACGATGCAGGGCGGCTATGGTGCCACGCTCGCGCTGCCCGTGTGGGTGAAGATCATGCAGACGGCGGACCGACTCGGCTACAAGGCGGGGGAATTCAGCCCGGCATCGAAAACCATCACCGCGCGCCTGTGCCGCCAGTCCGGCAAGCGTGCCACCGCCGGGTGCGAAGAGGCGGGGACGGCCTATGCGGATCACGATGTCCCGGCGGATACGTTCGACCCGAACGACCTGTGCCCGATCCATCCCGCGAAGGCGATTCCCGTGGATGAAGATGCGGTGCCGGACAGCGCCGTGCCGCGTGCGCGCCCGGTGCTCCAGCCATCCGCCCGGGACGCACCGCCGCGCGCGGTTCCCGTGGACGAACCGCGGGCACCGATCCGCGCCCAACCGGTGGAGGAATGA
- a CDS encoding transglycosylase domain-containing protein, with amino-acid sequence MSTWRPITTPSRFLRWVPAWLHTPLKWVLKLGVLATVIVCGIAFFYFCLAMKFDLDEVNRLPAANIVYDRNDKEMDASTGNNRRLITRADLPEFLVKGLQAREDARFFDHSGVDVRGLMRATIRNLKDRDFTQGASTLTMQLARNTFDIRAKSLHRKFLEIALTLRIEGRYDKNQILTGYLNRIYFGAGCHGIEEAARTYFGRPVRELNEGECAMIVGIIRGPHIFSPFRNLPAAEAQRNEVLDRMIAMKFITEADKERIISTPVRLVKDDDREVQRSYAMQQLRRELDTILDESDIRLGGLQIRTNLDSAWQTRLETELARAVESLENEKTWQKPTHAAHKDGEPVDYLQYAAITIEYKSGAILAYIGGRDFKDSRYDFTRVRRDLGSAFEPFVAAAAAERKKLVLPGKPVQTGRQVGPAEVQRIAKRCGISGPFLDTEDLFRGSVSATPMEMAVGLSTLGNKGRRPRAFFIREIRNAAGEVLYTGHPQESPALSASAATEAKSVLKPRSGTLCFTGATGSEREAWTLRLGPKGATVIWIGFDKPSVIAPEARLKALLDEFVDRLGNE; translated from the coding sequence ATGTCCACCTGGCGTCCCATCACGACTCCCTCCCGTTTCCTGCGGTGGGTGCCCGCGTGGTTGCATACGCCGCTGAAGTGGGTGCTGAAGCTGGGCGTGTTGGCCACGGTGATCGTGTGCGGCATCGCGTTCTTCTACTTCTGCCTCGCGATGAAGTTCGACCTTGATGAGGTCAACCGCCTGCCTGCGGCGAACATCGTTTACGATCGCAATGACAAGGAAATGGATGCGTCCACCGGCAACAACCGCCGGTTGATCACCCGCGCGGACCTGCCGGAATTTCTGGTCAAGGGTTTGCAAGCGCGCGAGGATGCCCGCTTCTTCGATCACTCCGGCGTGGATGTGCGGGGTCTGATGCGCGCGACGATCCGTAATCTGAAGGACCGCGATTTCACGCAGGGTGCCTCGACACTGACGATGCAACTCGCGCGCAACACCTTCGACATCCGCGCGAAGTCGCTGCACCGGAAGTTCCTCGAAATCGCGCTGACGCTGCGCATCGAGGGGCGTTACGACAAGAACCAGATTCTAACAGGCTATCTCAACCGCATCTACTTCGGCGCGGGGTGCCATGGCATCGAGGAAGCGGCGCGCACCTACTTCGGCCGTCCGGTGCGCGAGCTCAATGAGGGCGAGTGCGCGATGATCGTCGGCATCATCCGTGGCCCGCACATCTTCTCGCCGTTCCGGAATCTCCCTGCGGCGGAGGCCCAGCGCAACGAGGTGCTGGACCGCATGATCGCGATGAAGTTCATCACCGAAGCGGACAAGGAACGGATCATTTCCACGCCGGTGCGGTTGGTGAAGGATGATGATCGCGAGGTGCAACGCTCGTATGCCATGCAGCAGTTGCGCCGCGAACTGGATACGATCCTCGACGAATCCGACATCCGCCTCGGTGGCCTGCAGATCCGCACCAATCTCGATTCCGCCTGGCAGACCCGGCTGGAAACTGAACTCGCCCGCGCGGTCGAGTCGCTGGAAAACGAGAAGACCTGGCAGAAGCCGACACATGCCGCGCACAAGGACGGTGAGCCGGTGGATTACCTCCAGTATGCCGCCATCACCATTGAATACAAAAGCGGAGCGATCCTCGCCTACATCGGCGGACGTGATTTCAAGGACTCGCGCTACGATTTCACCCGCGTCCGCCGTGATCTCGGCTCGGCCTTCGAGCCCTTCGTGGCCGCCGCTGCCGCCGAGCGCAAGAAGCTGGTGCTGCCGGGGAAACCGGTACAAACCGGCCGGCAGGTGGGACCGGCGGAGGTCCAGCGGATCGCGAAACGCTGTGGCATTTCCGGCCCCTTTCTCGATACCGAGGATCTCTTCCGTGGCTCGGTGTCCGCCACTCCCATGGAGATGGCGGTCGGGCTTTCCACCTTGGGCAACAAGGGGCGGAGGCCCAGGGCGTTCTTCATCCGGGAAATCCGCAATGCCGCGGGCGAAGTGCTTTACACCGGCCATCCGCAGGAAAGTCCGGCGCTCTCGGCATCCGCCGCCACGGAGGCCAAGTCGGTGCTGAAGCCGCGTTCGGGCACGCTTTGTTTCACCGGGGCCACCGGGTCGGAACGCGAGGCATGGACGCTGCGCCTGGGGCCGAAGGGCGCAACGGTGATCTGGATCGGCTTCGACAAACCCTCCGTGATCGCTCCGGAGGCGCGGTTGAAGGCGCTCCTGGACGAATTCGTGGACCGGCTCGGCAACGAGTGA